AACATTGATGGACGAGGGCAAGACGCCCATGCTCGTCGATGTGCGCGGCGAAGAAGAGTTTGCTGCCGTGAACCTGAACGGGACGTTGATCCGCCTGGATACGCTGCCCGCGCGCATCGGCGAGTTGGAGCCGTATCGCGATCAACTGCTCGTCGTGCACTGCCGCTCGGGCGCACGTTCGGCTAACGCCGTCCAGTTCCTGATCGCGAACGGGTTCATGAATGTACGCAATCTGAAAGGCGGCATCCTCGCCTGGAGCCGGGAAATAGATCCCTCCATGCCCACATACTGAGGCCGGCCGGTTGCAATCGATTCTTGTTCTCACGGGCCCCACAGCCGTGGGAAAGACGGCTTTGAGCCTCGCGTTAGCCGAGCGGATTGGAGCGGAAATCGTATCCGTGGACAGCCGGCAGATCTACCGTGAGCTGGTCATTGGTACCGCCCCGCCTTCCCATGCGGAGCGCGAACGGGTGATGCATCACCTGATCGAAATCTGGCCCCTGGAGGCTCCGCTATCGGCCGGCATCTATGTGCGCGAAGCCGAGGCGTGTATACGGGCTATCCTCGCACGAGGCAAGACTCCGCTGGTCGTCGGTGGGTCTACCCTCTATCTGGCGGCGTTACAGGACGGTCTGGCGGATATCCCGGATGTGACGCCCGAGTTGCGTGAAACGATTAACATGCGGCTGATTGAGGAGGGCGCCGAAGCGCTGTACAGGGAGCTTGAGCGAGTCGATCCCGCCTCGGCCGCCACGATGGATGCCTCTAAATCCCAACGACTCGTACGCGCGCTCGAGGTGTATTACGGCTCGGGTCGCCCCCTCTCTCACTACCACGGTCTCCGGCAAGCGCCGGCATTTACCTATCGCACCATTATCCTGAATACAGACCGTGAAGTGCTGTACGATCGGATCGACCGCCGTGTAGATGCCATGCTCGATGCCGGCCTGGTGGACGAGGTGCGCGGCCTGCTGACGCGCTATGGGCCGCATCTGCCGGCGCTCCGGACGATCGGCTACCAGGAGCCCATCGCGATGCTTCAAGGCCAGATTGATGCGGAGGAAATGCGGCAATTGATCCAGCGGAACACACGCCGGTACGCCAAACGCCAGCTTACGTGGTTTCGGCGGTTCGATGGCTACCAATGGATGGATGTAGATGAGGCCATGGCGGACCCGTACCACTTACTGGCGGGGCTCTGAACCGGTGCGCGCGGCCCGGGGTCGCAGCCGGCCATGGGCGTCAGGAAGCAGGGGGCGCTGGTTTTTTTCGGCCAGGGTAGGGCGGTACCTTTTTCTTGTCGAGGACGAAGAGATATTTCCGGTGCAGCGCAT
Above is a genomic segment from Rhodothermales bacterium containing:
- a CDS encoding rhodanese-like domain-containing protein, which gives rise to MFGSPAIPEMTVRELKTLMDEGKTPMLVDVRGEEEFAAVNLNGTLIRLDTLPARIGELEPYRDQLLVVHCRSGARSANAVQFLIANGFMNVRNLKGGILAWSREIDPSMPTY
- the miaA gene encoding tRNA (adenosine(37)-N6)-dimethylallyltransferase MiaA, which produces MQSILVLTGPTAVGKTALSLALAERIGAEIVSVDSRQIYRELVIGTAPPSHAERERVMHHLIEIWPLEAPLSAGIYVREAEACIRAILARGKTPLVVGGSTLYLAALQDGLADIPDVTPELRETINMRLIEEGAEALYRELERVDPASAATMDASKSQRLVRALEVYYGSGRPLSHYHGLRQAPAFTYRTIILNTDREVLYDRIDRRVDAMLDAGLVDEVRGLLTRYGPHLPALRTIGYQEPIAMLQGQIDAEEMRQLIQRNTRRYAKRQLTWFRRFDGYQWMDVDEAMADPYHLLAGL